A DNA window from Caulobacter mirabilis contains the following coding sequences:
- a CDS encoding carbon starvation CstA family protein, translating into MIKTLRTHGIWFAFALLGAGCLAVIGANRGEQISALWIIAAAVSVHLVAYRYYSRYIAEHVMKLDPRRATPAIIHNDGLDYVPTDRKVLFGHHFAAIAGAGPLVGPVLAAQMGYLPGMLWILAGVVLAGAVQDFMILFISMRRDGRSLGELIRSEMGTIPGMIALFGAFMIMVIILAVLSLIVVKALVGSPWGAFTVGMTIPIALFMGVYSRFIRPARIGEVSIIGFVLLMAAIVFGQNVAASPVLAPLFTLTATQLCWALIIYGAIASILPVWLLLAPRDYLSTFLKIGAIVALAIGIVIMAPPLQMPALTQFVDGSGPVWSGSLFPFLFITIACGAVSGFHALISSGTTPKLIAQETDARFIGYGAMLMESFVAIMALVAASILDPGVYFTMNSPGAVVGTTAESASAAVTAMGFPIDAATISQTAKDVGETTIISRAGGAPTLAVGMAEIFSHVIGGKAMMAFWYHFAILFEALFILTAVDAGTRAGRFMLQDLFGAFIPKFKDTTALAPSLLATGLCVSAWGYFLYQGVTDPLGGVNTLWPLFGISNQMLAAVALVLATVVLFKMKRQRYAWVTALPAAWLVACTMTAGALKLFSPDPAVGFLSHAAKFSKALADGTVLAPAKSLADMQQIVLNDRINATLCALFIAVVLSILVYGVRAALKALRTAEPTAQETAPQALPAE; encoded by the coding sequence ATGATCAAGACGCTCAGGACCCACGGGATCTGGTTCGCCTTCGCCCTGCTCGGGGCCGGCTGCCTGGCGGTGATCGGCGCCAATCGCGGCGAGCAGATCAGCGCGCTGTGGATCATCGCCGCGGCGGTGTCGGTCCACCTCGTCGCCTACCGCTACTACAGCCGCTATATCGCCGAGCATGTGATGAAGCTGGACCCCCGTCGGGCGACGCCGGCGATCATCCACAACGACGGGCTCGACTACGTCCCGACCGACCGCAAGGTCCTGTTCGGCCACCATTTCGCGGCCATCGCCGGCGCCGGTCCGCTGGTCGGGCCGGTGCTCGCGGCCCAGATGGGCTACCTGCCCGGCATGCTGTGGATCCTGGCCGGCGTGGTGCTGGCCGGGGCGGTGCAGGACTTCATGATCCTGTTCATCTCCATGCGGCGCGACGGCCGTTCGCTCGGCGAACTGATCCGGTCCGAGATGGGCACGATCCCCGGCATGATCGCCCTGTTCGGGGCCTTCATGATCATGGTCATCATCCTGGCGGTGCTGTCGCTGATCGTGGTCAAGGCCCTGGTCGGCAGCCCCTGGGGCGCCTTCACCGTCGGCATGACCATCCCGATCGCGCTGTTCATGGGAGTCTACTCCCGCTTCATCCGGCCGGCCCGGATCGGCGAGGTCTCGATCATCGGCTTCGTGCTGCTGATGGCCGCCATCGTGTTCGGCCAGAACGTCGCCGCTTCTCCCGTGCTGGCGCCGCTGTTCACCCTGACCGCGACGCAGCTGTGCTGGGCGCTGATCATCTATGGCGCGATCGCCTCAATCCTGCCGGTCTGGCTGCTGCTGGCGCCGCGCGACTACCTGTCGACCTTCCTGAAGATCGGCGCGATCGTCGCCCTGGCTATCGGCATCGTGATCATGGCCCCGCCGCTGCAGATGCCGGCCTTGACCCAGTTCGTCGACGGCAGCGGCCCCGTCTGGTCAGGCTCGCTGTTCCCGTTCCTGTTCATCACCATCGCCTGCGGCGCGGTCTCCGGCTTCCACGCCCTGATCTCGTCCGGCACCACGCCCAAGCTGATCGCCCAGGAGACCGACGCCCGCTTCATCGGCTACGGCGCGATGCTGATGGAATCCTTCGTGGCCATCATGGCCCTGGTCGCGGCCTCGATCCTCGATCCGGGCGTCTACTTCACCATGAACAGCCCCGGCGCCGTGGTCGGGACCACCGCCGAAAGCGCCTCGGCCGCCGTCACGGCCATGGGCTTCCCGATCGACGCGGCGACCATCAGCCAGACCGCCAAGGACGTCGGCGAGACGACCATCATCTCCCGCGCCGGCGGCGCCCCGACCCTGGCGGTGGGCATGGCCGAGATCTTCTCCCATGTCATCGGCGGCAAGGCGATGATGGCCTTCTGGTACCATTTCGCCATCCTGTTCGAGGCCCTGTTCATCCTCACCGCGGTGGACGCCGGCACCCGCGCCGGCCGCTTCATGCTGCAGGACCTGTTCGGCGCCTTCATCCCGAAGTTCAAGGACACCACGGCCCTGGCGCCCAGCCTGCTGGCCACCGGACTCTGCGTCTCGGCCTGGGGCTACTTCCTCTACCAGGGGGTCACCGATCCGCTCGGCGGGGTGAACACCCTGTGGCCGCTGTTCGGCATTTCCAACCAGATGCTGGCCGCGGTCGCCCTGGTCCTGGCCACGGTGGTGCTCTTCAAGATGAAGCGCCAGCGCTATGCCTGGGTCACGGCCCTGCCGGCCGCCTGGCTGGTGGCCTGCACCATGACGGCCGGCGCCCTGAAGCTGTTCTCGCCGGATCCGGCGGTCGGCTTCCTGTCCCACGCCGCCAAGTTCTCGAAGGCCTTGGCCGACGGGACCGTGCTGGCGCCGGCCAAGAGCCTGGCCGACATGCAGCAGATCGTCCTGAACGACCGGATCAACGCCACGCTCTGCGCGCTGTTCATCGCCGTGGTGCTCAGCATCCTGGTCTACGGCGTTCGGGCCGCGCTGAAGGCTCTGCGGACGGCGGAGCCCACCGCCCAGGAGACGGCGCCGCAGGCGCTGCCGGCCGAATGA
- a CDS encoding YbdD/YjiX family protein produces the protein MMIRWGERLSDAARCLCDSARLMVGLPNYEAYVAHMAKTHPGQAPMTYEQFFRERQDARYGGGKGGFRCC, from the coding sequence ATGATGATCCGCTGGGGAGAACGCCTGTCCGACGCGGCCCGCTGTCTTTGCGACAGCGCCAGGCTGATGGTCGGGCTGCCCAACTACGAGGCCTATGTCGCGCACATGGCCAAGACCCATCCGGGCCAGGCGCCGATGACCTACGAGCAGTTCTTCCGGGAACGGCAGGACGCCCGCTACGGCGGCGGCAAGGGCGGCTTCCGCTGCTGCTAG
- a CDS encoding putative Ig domain-containing protein: protein MNQDSEGGVQRFNLSRVIRDVVSFGPMGLLMFVFAATLLTLAAPQPAQAAGTCTINWGTVPYRSTGNTFVMSTSQNPAVLAACDPRYPAVDSGVAAPTSGTSTGGGTWSGVTNASDNTLTFAPHSRWAGPDTYTMYFCNDAGCSGAGRLTATVNVTVAAPTLTLTPTLANGTVATAYSQTLTAGGGASPYTFSVISGSLPPGLSLGVVSNPNATTSTVTLSGTPTAGGTFNFTIRAQDNSIGTGPFTIDQPYTVTISPPTITVTTASVPNGTEGSAYGPTTLAATGGTSPYTWTVSGGALPPGLALSAGGVLSGTPTGNGSFNFTARAQDSSTGTGPYFGTRAYSFSIAAIPPVANPVSRTVAHNSSNNSLTLSITGGAAASVAVATPPTHGTATPSGLAILYTPTPGYAGPDSFTYTATNTAGTSAPATVTVTVSPPTLVLNPVSLPDGTMGVAYNQTTTASGGQAPYTYSISAGALPAGLSINPGTGAITGTPTAMGPANFTVRAQDSSTGTGAPFAVTRSYAVDILAPPVMITSPAAGALPGATGGVAYSQTFTASGGQTPHSFALASGSLPAGVTLSTGGALSGTPSVSGTFNFTVTATDSSPNPGPYTSTPVAYSLTVTAPTITVSPTTLPNGTTATAYSQTVTATGGTAPRTFSVTSGTLPTGLSLDGATGAISGTLTAANTYNFTITATDNLGFIGSRAYTVVVANPVITLSPAAGALPGGTGGVAYSQTFTASGGQGTHSVAQTGGTLPPGLSLVGGVLSGTPTAAGTFNFSLTGTDASPAPGPFNSAPVAYSITITAPAISVSPITLPNATTALAYSQTITATGGTAPHGFAVTAGTLPTGLALAAGGGLTGTPTAAGNYSFTVTATDNLGFTGSRAYTVAVANPVITLSPAAGALPGATGGVAYSQTFTASGGQGTHSVAQTGGTLPPGLSLVGGVLSGTPTAAGTFNFSLTGTDASPAPGPFNSGPVAYSITVTAPTITVSPTTLPNGTTATAYSQTVTASGGTTPHTFSVTAGALPTGLSLDGATGVISGTLTAANTYNFTVTATDNLGFIGSRAYTVVVADPVITVTSPSAGPLPGGTGGVAYSQTFTASGGQGGHTFAVSAGSLPAGVTLSAGGSLSGTPTVSGNFNFSVTATDSSPTPGGPFTSAPVVYSLAIVAPTITVNPTTLPNATTALAYSQTITATGGTAPHGFAVTAGTLPTGLALAAGGGLTGTPTAAGNYSFTVTATDNLGFTGSRAYTVAVANPVITLSPAAGALPGATGGVAYSQTFTASGGQGTHSVAQTGGTLPPGLSLVGGVLSGTPTAAGTFNFSLTGTDASPAPGPFNSGPVAYSITVTAPAITVSPLTLPNATTAVSYSDTITATGGTAPYSFTVTAGTLPTGLSLDGATGVISGTLTAANTYNFTVTATDNLGFIGSRAYTVVVADPVITVTSPSAGPLPGGTGGVAYSQTFTANGGQGGHTFAVSAGSLPAGVTLSAGGSLSGTPTVSGNFNFSVTATDSSPTPGGPFTSAPVVYSLAIVAPTITVNPTTLPNATTALAYSQTITATGGTAPHGFAVTAGTLPTGLILAAGGGLTGTPTAAGNYSFTVTATDNLGFTGSRAYTVAVANPVISVTSPATGALPGATGGTAYSQTFTASGGQGTHTFALAAGSLPAGVTLSAGGVLSGTPTVAGIFNFTIRATDASPAPGPFSSAPVAYSLTVTAPTVTLSPTSLPNATTAVGYSQTFTASGGTAPYGFSLPSGTLPIGMILNSAGAFSGTPSTAGTYNFTIRATDTHGFTGNQAYTVVVADPVITISSPAPGPLPGGTGGSPYSQTFTASGGQGAHSFSLVAGTLPIGTAFSSAGVLSGTPTVAGTFNFTLRATDSSPGVDGGPFTSAPVTYSLTIAAPTITINPTSLPDGVTAVLYNRTLTASGGTAPYSFSLPSGSLPIGTSFSSAGVLSGTPSVAGTYSFTVRVTDTHGFTANQAYTVVVADPVVAITAPAAGALPGGTGGSPYSQTFTASGGQGPHSFSLVSGTLPIGVAFSSAGVLSGTPTAAGTFNFTLRATDSSPGVDGGPFTSAPVAYSVTIAAPSITVGPASLPAAATAASYSQTFTASGGTAPYSFSLPSGAPPIGMSLNSAGAFSGTPTAAGTYNFTIRATDTHGFTGDRAYTVVVADPTITLTSPAAGALPGGVGGTAYSQAFTATGGQGAHSFTVASGSLPPGVTLSTGGTLSGIPTAAGNYSFSVRAADASPAPGPFVSASVAYTLQINAPTIVMTPAAGALPGGLRTVAYSQTISASGGTAPYSFTVATGTLPAGLTLTTAGVLAGTPTTAGSNSFTVTATDAHGFTQSAAYTLAIGTPIPVVQPKTVSVVGGQSVIIDAAQGATGLDLIAAQVATPPSHGTAVASGLTITYTANGAYAGPDSFTYTVTNPGGVSAPATVTITVNPAVVPAPPKTVTIMAGQTATVELTQGAFGAPFTGAAVVSVTPAGSGAATISGRVAGGQQLYDLTFKPVDSFTGNAVVTYTLSNAFTTGAPGTVTIVVQPRPDPTKDAEVTGLIAAQGETARRFATAQIGNINRRLEQLHGDGEGGGGFSSSLSLSSGGALAGGLANDPSELRRMQETFGVIGGLSGRFLPGDRALGFDGSPERRQDDLRTSGMGGGGSGPWGVWVSGAANFGRADDGRDREGFKFNTDGLTIGVDRRLSEKLVLGGALGWATDTSKIGGRGTRSEADAWSLSVYGSFQPTEAAWLDVVLGYGKLDFDSKRYVTANGQFAYGQRDGDQWFGAVTAGWDYRHPHGLKLSPYGRIEASRSTLGAFTETGGGAFALAYEEQTTNTVTGAIGLRGEYALKTRFGRAIPSFRIEYAYDLQGSRTQRIRYADWLSGNVYSLDASPLDRNRMLYGLGLDLLRKSGTRFGLDYEGMLSNDQTSSTVRIMLETQF, encoded by the coding sequence TTGAATCAGGACAGCGAGGGCGGGGTGCAGCGTTTCAATCTTTCGCGGGTGATCCGCGATGTCGTGTCGTTCGGCCCGATGGGCCTTCTCATGTTCGTCTTCGCGGCGACGCTGCTGACCTTGGCGGCGCCGCAGCCCGCACAGGCGGCTGGGACCTGCACCATCAACTGGGGAACGGTCCCATACCGTTCGACCGGCAACACCTTCGTGATGAGCACCAGCCAGAATCCGGCGGTGCTCGCGGCCTGCGACCCACGCTATCCGGCGGTCGACAGCGGCGTCGCGGCGCCCACCAGCGGCACGTCGACCGGCGGCGGGACCTGGTCGGGGGTCACCAACGCCTCCGACAACACCCTGACCTTCGCGCCGCATTCGCGATGGGCGGGGCCCGACACCTACACGATGTACTTCTGCAACGACGCCGGGTGCAGCGGGGCAGGGCGTTTGACCGCCACCGTCAACGTGACGGTCGCCGCGCCGACGCTCACCCTCACGCCGACCCTGGCCAACGGGACCGTGGCGACGGCCTACAGCCAGACGCTGACCGCCGGCGGCGGGGCCTCGCCCTACACCTTCTCGGTCATCTCGGGATCGTTGCCGCCGGGACTGTCCCTCGGCGTGGTCTCGAATCCCAATGCGACCACCAGCACGGTGACGCTGTCCGGCACGCCGACGGCCGGCGGGACGTTCAACTTCACGATCCGGGCGCAGGACAACTCGATCGGCACGGGTCCGTTCACGATCGACCAGCCCTACACCGTCACCATCAGTCCGCCGACGATCACCGTGACCACGGCGTCGGTGCCCAACGGCACCGAGGGATCGGCCTACGGCCCGACGACGCTCGCGGCGACCGGCGGCACCTCGCCCTATACCTGGACCGTCAGCGGCGGCGCCCTGCCTCCGGGTCTGGCGCTGAGCGCGGGCGGCGTCCTGTCGGGCACCCCGACGGGGAACGGCTCCTTCAACTTCACGGCGCGGGCGCAGGATTCGAGCACCGGCACCGGCCCCTACTTCGGCACGCGCGCCTACAGCTTCAGCATCGCCGCGATCCCGCCGGTGGCCAATCCGGTCTCGCGGACAGTGGCCCACAACAGCAGCAACAATTCGCTCACATTGAGCATCACCGGCGGGGCCGCCGCCAGCGTGGCGGTCGCGACGCCGCCGACACATGGCACGGCGACGCCGAGCGGCCTTGCGATTCTCTACACCCCCACGCCAGGATATGCGGGGCCTGACAGCTTCACCTACACGGCGACCAACACGGCCGGCACTTCCGCGCCGGCGACGGTGACCGTCACGGTCAGTCCGCCGACGTTGGTGCTGAACCCGGTCAGTCTGCCGGACGGGACCATGGGCGTCGCCTACAATCAGACGACCACGGCCTCGGGCGGCCAGGCGCCGTACACCTACAGCATTTCCGCCGGCGCCTTGCCGGCCGGCCTGAGCATCAACCCGGGCACCGGCGCGATCACCGGCACGCCGACCGCGATGGGGCCGGCCAACTTCACGGTCCGGGCGCAGGATTCGAGCACCGGGACGGGCGCCCCGTTCGCGGTCACGCGCAGCTACGCCGTGGATATCCTGGCGCCGCCGGTGATGATCACCTCGCCGGCCGCCGGCGCCTTGCCCGGCGCGACGGGCGGGGTGGCCTACAGCCAGACCTTCACCGCCAGCGGCGGCCAGACGCCGCATAGCTTCGCCCTGGCGTCCGGCTCGCTGCCGGCCGGCGTTACGCTGAGCACGGGCGGGGCGCTGTCCGGCACGCCGTCGGTTTCGGGGACCTTCAATTTCACGGTGACGGCGACGGACTCCAGTCCGAATCCCGGCCCGTACACCAGCACGCCCGTGGCCTACAGCCTGACGGTCACGGCGCCGACGATCACGGTCAGTCCGACGACCCTGCCGAACGGAACGACGGCGACAGCCTACAGCCAGACCGTCACCGCCACCGGCGGGACGGCGCCCCGGACCTTCTCGGTGACCTCGGGGACGCTGCCGACGGGCCTGTCCCTGGACGGCGCCACCGGCGCGATCTCCGGGACGCTGACGGCGGCCAACACCTACAACTTCACGATCACGGCGACCGACAACCTCGGCTTCATCGGCAGCCGGGCCTACACGGTGGTCGTCGCCAACCCGGTGATCACGCTGTCGCCGGCGGCGGGAGCGCTGCCCGGCGGAACCGGCGGCGTGGCCTACAGCCAGACCTTCACGGCGTCGGGCGGCCAGGGGACGCACAGCGTGGCCCAGACCGGCGGCACCTTGCCGCCGGGACTGAGCCTGGTCGGCGGCGTGCTGTCCGGCACGCCGACGGCGGCCGGCACCTTCAACTTCTCGCTGACGGGGACGGACGCCAGTCCGGCGCCGGGACCGTTCAACAGCGCGCCGGTCGCCTACAGCATCACGATCACCGCGCCGGCGATTTCGGTCAGTCCGATAACCCTGCCGAACGCGACGACGGCCCTGGCCTACAGCCAGACGATCACCGCCACGGGCGGAACGGCGCCGCACGGCTTCGCGGTCACCGCCGGGACCCTGCCGACTGGCCTAGCCCTGGCGGCGGGCGGCGGCCTGACCGGCACGCCCACGGCGGCCGGCAACTACAGCTTCACGGTCACGGCCACCGACAACCTCGGCTTCACGGGCAGCCGCGCCTACACCGTCGCGGTCGCCAACCCGGTGATCACCCTGTCGCCGGCGGCCGGAGCGCTTCCGGGCGCCACGGGCGGCGTGGCCTACAGCCAGACCTTCACCGCCTCGGGCGGCCAGGGGACGCACAGCGTGGCCCAGACCGGCGGGACCTTGCCGCCGGGACTGAGCCTGGTCGGCGGCGTGCTGTCCGGCACGCCGACGGCGGCCGGCACCTTCAACTTCTCGCTGACGGGGACGGACGCCAGCCCGGCGCCGGGACCGTTCAACAGCGGGCCAGTCGCCTACAGCATCACGGTCACGGCGCCGACGATCACGGTCAGTCCGACCACCCTGCCGAACGGAACGACGGCGACGGCCTACAGCCAGACTGTCACGGCCAGCGGCGGCACCACGCCGCATACCTTCTCGGTCACGGCGGGAGCCCTGCCGACGGGCCTGTCCCTGGACGGCGCCACCGGCGTGATCTCCGGGACGCTGACGGCGGCCAACACCTACAACTTCACGGTCACGGCGACCGACAACCTCGGCTTCATCGGCAGCCGCGCCTATACGGTCGTGGTCGCCGATCCGGTGATCACCGTCACCTCGCCGAGCGCGGGACCGCTTCCGGGCGGGACGGGCGGGGTGGCCTACAGCCAGACCTTCACCGCCAGCGGCGGCCAGGGCGGCCACACCTTCGCGGTGTCCGCCGGCTCGCTTCCGGCCGGGGTGACCCTCAGCGCCGGCGGAAGCCTGTCCGGCACGCCGACGGTCTCCGGGAACTTCAACTTCTCGGTCACGGCCACCGACTCCAGTCCGACCCCGGGCGGGCCGTTCACCAGCGCGCCGGTCGTCTACAGCCTGGCCATCGTCGCGCCGACGATCACGGTCAATCCGACGACGCTGCCGAACGCGACGACGGCCCTGGCCTACAGCCAGACGATCACGGCCACGGGCGGAACGGCGCCGCACGGCTTCGCGGTCACCGCCGGGACCCTGCCGACTGGCCTGGCCCTGGCGGCGGGCGGCGGCCTGACCGGCACGCCCACGGCGGCCGGCAACTACAGCTTCACGGTCACGGCCACCGACAACCTCGGCTTCACGGGAAGCCGCGCCTACACCGTCGCGGTCGCCAACCCGGTGATCACCCTGTCGCCGGCGGCGGGCGCGCTGCCGGGCGCCACCGGCGGCGTGGCCTACAGCCAGACCTTCACCGCCTCGGGCGGCCAGGGGACGCACAGCGTGGCCCAGACCGGCGGGACCTTGCCGCCGGGACTGAGCCTGGTCGGCGGCGTGCTGTCCGGCACGCCGACGGCGGCCGGCACCTTCAACTTCTCGCTGACGGGGACGGACGCCAGCCCGGCGCCGGGACCGTTCAACAGCGGGCCGGTCGCCTACAGCATCACGGTCACGGCGCCGGCGATCACGGTCAGTCCGCTCACCCTGCCGAACGCGACCACGGCGGTCAGCTACAGCGACACCATCACCGCGACCGGCGGAACGGCGCCGTACAGCTTCACGGTCACCGCCGGGACTCTGCCGACGGGCCTGTCCCTGGACGGCGCCACCGGCGTGATCTCCGGGACGCTGACGGCGGCCAACACCTACAACTTCACGGTCACGGCGACCGACAACCTCGGCTTCATCGGCAGCCGCGCCTATACGGTCGTGGTCGCCGATCCGGTGATCACCGTCACCTCGCCGAGCGCGGGGCCGCTTCCGGGCGGGACGGGCGGGGTGGCCTACAGCCAGACCTTCACCGCCAACGGTGGCCAGGGCGGCCACACCTTCGCAGTGTCCGCCGGCTCGCTTCCGGCCGGGGTGACCCTCAGCGCCGGCGGAAGCCTGTCCGGCACGCCGACGGTCTCCGGGAACTTCAACTTCTCGGTCACGGCCACCGACTCCAGTCCGACCCCGGGCGGGCCGTTCACCAGCGCGCCGGTCGTCTACAGCCTGGCCATCGTCGCGCCGACGATCACGGTCAATCCGACGACGTTGCCGAACGCGACGACGGCCCTGGCCTACAGCCAGACGATCACGGCCACGGGCGGAACGGCGCCGCACGGCTTCGCGGTCACCGCCGGGACCCTGCCGACCGGCCTGATCCTGGCGGCGGGCGGCGGCCTGACCGGCACGCCCACGGCGGCCGGCAACTACAGCTTCACGGTCACGGCCACCGACAACCTCGGCTTCACGGGAAGCCGCGCCTACACCGTCGCGGTCGCCAACCCGGTGATCAGCGTGACGTCGCCCGCGACCGGCGCCCTGCCCGGCGCCACGGGCGGAACGGCCTACAGCCAGACCTTCACCGCCAGCGGCGGTCAGGGAACGCACACGTTCGCTCTGGCCGCGGGTTCGCTTCCGGCCGGGGTGACGCTGAGCGCCGGCGGCGTGCTGTCCGGCACGCCGACGGTGGCGGGAATCTTCAACTTCACCATCAGGGCCACCGACGCCAGTCCGGCGCCGGGACCGTTCAGCAGCGCGCCGGTCGCCTACAGCCTCACGGTTACGGCGCCGACGGTCACGCTCAGCCCGACCAGCCTGCCGAACGCGACCACGGCCGTGGGTTACAGCCAGACCTTCACCGCCTCCGGCGGGACGGCGCCCTACGGCTTCAGCCTGCCGTCCGGAACGCTGCCCATCGGCATGATCCTCAACAGCGCCGGAGCCTTCTCAGGCACGCCGTCGACGGCCGGGACCTACAACTTCACGATCCGCGCGACCGACACGCACGGGTTCACCGGCAACCAAGCCTATACGGTCGTGGTCGCCGATCCGGTGATCACCATCTCCTCGCCGGCCCCTGGACCGCTGCCCGGCGGCACGGGCGGATCGCCCTACAGTCAGACCTTCACCGCCTCCGGAGGCCAGGGAGCGCACAGCTTCTCGCTGGTCGCGGGCACACTGCCGATCGGAACGGCGTTCAGCTCGGCGGGAGTCCTGTCCGGGACGCCGACGGTGGCGGGAACCTTCAACTTCACCCTGCGGGCGACCGACTCCAGTCCTGGCGTGGACGGCGGGCCGTTCACCAGCGCGCCGGTCACCTACAGCCTGACCATCGCGGCCCCGACGATCACGATCAATCCGACAAGCCTGCCGGATGGCGTGACGGCGGTGCTCTACAATCGGACCCTCACCGCCTCGGGCGGGACGGCGCCCTACAGCTTCAGCCTGCCGTCCGGGTCGCTGCCGATCGGCACGAGCTTCAGCAGCGCCGGGGTGCTGTCCGGCACGCCGTCGGTGGCGGGGACGTACAGCTTCACGGTTCGGGTCACCGACACGCACGGGTTCACCGCCAACCAGGCCTATACGGTCGTGGTCGCCGATCCGGTGGTCGCCATCACCGCCCCCGCTGCAGGGGCTCTGCCCGGCGGCACGGGCGGTTCGCCCTACAGTCAGACCTTCACGGCCTCGGGCGGCCAGGGACCGCACAGCTTCTCGCTGGTGTCGGGCACGCTGCCGATCGGCGTGGCGTTCAGCTCGGCGGGAGTCCTGTCGGGGACCCCGACGGCGGCCGGAACCTTCAACTTCACCTTGCGGGCGACCGACAGCAGCCCGGGCGTGGACGGCGGACCCTTCACCAGCGCGCCGGTCGCCTACAGCGTGACGATCGCCGCGCCGTCGATCACCGTCGGCCCGGCCAGCCTGCCGGCGGCCGCCACGGCTGCAAGCTACAGCCAGACCTTCACCGCCTCCGGCGGGACGGCGCCCTACAGCTTCAGTCTGCCGTCCGGCGCGCCGCCGATCGGCATGAGCCTGAACAGCGCCGGCGCCTTCTCCGGGACGCCGACGGCGGCGGGAACCTACAACTTCACCATCCGCGCCACCGACACGCATGGTTTCACTGGCGATCGCGCCTACACGGTCGTGGTGGCGGATCCGACGATCACCTTGACGTCGCCGGCGGCGGGGGCGTTGCCGGGCGGCGTCGGCGGAACAGCCTACAGCCAGGCGTTTACGGCGACAGGCGGCCAGGGCGCGCATAGCTTCACGGTGGCGTCCGGGTCGCTGCCGCCGGGCGTGACCCTGTCGACCGGCGGGACGTTGTCGGGGATTCCGACCGCGGCGGGGAACTACAGCTTCTCGGTCAGGGCGGCCGACGCGAGCCCGGCGCCGGGGCCGTTCGTCAGCGCGTCCGTGGCCTACACCCTGCAGATCAACGCGCCGACGATCGTGATGACGCCGGCGGCGGGGGCGCTGCCGGGCGGTCTGCGGACGGTGGCCTACAGCCAGACGATCTCGGCCAGCGGCGGCACGGCACCATACAGCTTCACGGTGGCGACCGGGACCCTGCCGGCCGGCCTGACCCTGACCACGGCGGGCGTCCTCGCGGGGACCCCGACGACGGCCGGAAGCAACAGCTTCACGGTGACGGCGACGGATGCCCACGGCTTCACCCAGTCGGCGGCCTATACCCTGGCGATCGGCACGCCGATCCCGGTGGTCCAGCCCAAGACGGTCAGCGTGGTGGGCGGCCAGAGCGTGATCATCGACGCAGCCCAGGGGGCGACGGGCCTGGACCTGATCGCGGCCCAGGTGGCGACGCCGCCGAGCCATGGGACGGCGGTCGCCAGCGGCCTGACCATCACCTACACGGCCAACGGCGCCTATGCCGGTCCCGACAGCTTCACCTACACCGTGACCAACCCCGGCGGGGTCTCCGCCCCGGCGACGGTGACGATCACGGTCAACCCGGCCGTCGTGCCCGCGCCGCCCAAGACGGTGACCATCATGGCCGGCCAGACGGCGACGGTGGAGCTGACCCAGGGCGCCTTCGGGGCTCCGTTCACCGGCGCGGCGGTCGTGTCGGTGACGCCGGCGGGATCGGGAGCGGCCACGATCAGCGGCCGTGTCGCGGGCGGCCAGCAGCTGTACGACCTGACCTTCAAGCCGGTCGACAGCTTCACCGGCAACGCGGTGGTGACCTACACCCTGAGCAACGCCTTCACGACCGGCGCGCCAGGAACAGTGACCATTGTGGTGCAGCCGCGGCCGGATCCGACGAAGGACGCGGAAGTGACCGGCCTGATCGCGGCCCAGGGCGAGACGGCGCGCCGCTTCGCCACGGCCCAGATCGGCAACATCAACCGGCGACTGGAGCAGCTGCACGGCGACGGCGAGGGCGGCGGCGGCTTCTCGAGCAGCCTGAGCCTGAGCAGCGGCGGCGCCCTGGCGGGCGGTCTGGCCAACGATCCGAGCGAACTGCGGCGAATGCAGGAGACCTTCGGCGTGATCGGCGGGCTGAGCGGCCGGTTCCTGCCGGGCGACCGGGCCCTGGGCTTCGACGGCTCGCCCGAACGGCGTCAGGATGACCTGCGGACGTCCGGCATGGGCGGCGGCGGCTCCGGTCCGTGGGGCGTGTGGGTGTCGGGGGCGGCCAACTTCGGCCGGGCCGACGACGGTCGCGACCGCGAGGGCTTCAAGTTCAACACCGACGGCCTGACCATCGGGGTCGACCGGCGGCTGAGCGAGAAGCTGGTGCTGGGCGGCGCCTTGGGCTGGGCGACCGACACCAGCAAGATCGGCGGAAGGGGCACCCGCAGCGAGGCGGACGCCTGGAGCCTGTCGGTGTACGGCAGCTTCCAGCCGACCGAGGCGGCTTGGCTGGATGTGGTGCTGGGCTACGGCAAGCTGGACTTCGACTCCAAGCGGTATGTGACGGCCAACGGCCAGTTCGCCTACGGCCAGCGGGACGGGGACCAGTGGTTCGGGGCGGTAACGGCCGGATGGGACTATCGCCATCCGCACGGCCTGAAGCTGTCGCCCTACGGCCGGATCGAGGCGAGCCGCTCGACCCTGGGCGCCTTCACCGAGACCGGCGGCGGCGCCTTCGCCCTGGCCTATGAGGAGCAGACGACCAACACCGTGACCGGCGCGATCGGCCTGAGGGGCGAGTATGCCCTGAAGACCCGGTTCGGGCGGGCGATCCCCAGCTTCCGGATCGAGTACGCCTATGATCTGCAGGGGTCGAGGACGCAGCGGATCCGCTACGCCGACTGGCTGAGCGGCAACGTCTACAGCCTCGACGCCAGCCCGCTGGATCGCAACCGGATGCTCTACGGCCTGGGTCTGGACCTGCTCCGCAAGAGCGGGACCCGCTTCGGTCTCGACTACGAGGGCATGCTGTCCAACGACCAGACCTCCAGCACCGTACGGATCATGCTGGAGACCCAGTTCTAG